Proteins from one Syngnathus scovelli strain Florida chromosome 9, RoL_Ssco_1.2, whole genome shotgun sequence genomic window:
- the ankmy2a gene encoding ankyrin repeat and MYND domain-containing protein 2a, translating to MCAAKKGDLSPSEKELFDVISTGNVQEASRLLGCKDVRVNCLDENGMTPLMHAAYKGKADMCKLLLRLGADVNCNHHEHGYTALMFAGLSGKTDITWMMLDAGAETDVVNSVGRTAAQMAAFVGQHDCVTVINNFFSRARLDYYTKVQGLEEEPKLPPKLAGPLHKIIMTTNLNPVKMVMLVKENPLLASPSALDKCRRVMELICEKCMKQRDMNEVLAMKMHYISCVLAKCASFLNERDDQLDGLVKSLLKGRESDGFPVYQEKFIRECVRKFPYCDATLLQQLVRSIAPVAIGNDPTALSVLTQAITGQVGFMDAEFCTTCGDKGAQKRCSICKMVIYCGQACQKLHWFTHKKVCKKLQEQREQHQAQSSQVAEESEAIEEASESMKQLNVDTNS from the exons ATGTGCGCGGCCAAGAAAGGAGACTTGTCCCCTAGCGAAAAAGAGTTGTTTGACGTTATTTCGACAG GAAATGTCCAAGAAGCTTCCAGACTTCTGGGCTGCAAAGATGTCAGAGTCAACTGCTTGGACGAA AACGGCATGACGCCTTTAATGCACGCCGCCTACAAGGGCAAAGCCGACATGTGCAAGCTGCTCCTGAGGCTCGGCGCCGACGTCAACTGCAACCACCACGAGCACGGATACACTGCGCTCATGTTCGCCGGACTCTCAG GGAAGACGGACATCACGTGGATGATGTTGGACGCTGGGGCTGAGACGGATGTCGTCAACTCTGTAGGCAGGACCGCAGCACAGATGGCCGCCTTTGTTG GTCAACACGACTGCGTGACGGTGATTAACAACTTCTTTTCTCGCGCCCGACTTGACTACTACACCAAAGTTCAGGGTCTGGAGGAGGAGCCTAAATTACCGCCTAAGCTAGCTGGACCTTTACACAAGATCATCATGACGACCAACCTCAACCCAGTTAAG ATGGTGATGTTGGTGAAGGAGAACCCTTTGCTGGCCTCGCCCTCAGCCCTGGACAAGTGTCGTCGAGTGATGGAGCTCATCTGCGAGAAGTGCATGAAGCAGCGCGACATGAACGAAGTGCTCGCCATGAAGATGCACTACATCAGCTGCGTGCTGGCCAAGTGCGCCTCCTTCCTCAACGAACGCGACGACCAGCTGGACGGACTCGTCAAGAG TCTTCTGAAAGGCCGAGAAAGCGACGGCTTCCCGGTGTACCAGGAAAAGTTCATCCGCGAATGCGTACGCAAGTTCCCCTACTGCGACGCCACGCTGCTGCAGCAGCTGGTGCGCAGCATCGCCCCCGTCGCCATC GGGAATGACCCCACAGCTCTATCAGTGCTGACGCAGGCCATCACGGGTCAAGTCGGCTTCATGGACGCAGAGTTCTGCACCACGTGTGGAGACAAAGGAGCCCAGAAAAGATGCTCCATCTGTAAAATG GTGATCTACTGTGGTCAAGCGTGCCAAAAGTTGCACTGGTTCACACACAAGAAAGTCTGCAAGAAGCTTCAAGAGCAGCGAGAGCAGCACCAAGCACAAAGCAGTCAAGTCGCCG AGGAGAGTGAAGCAATTGAGGAGGCCTCCGAGTCCATGAAGCAGCTTAACGTGGACACCAACAGCTAG